TCCACCATGGCGAATACCGCGTCAGCATCGTCACTCGCGGTTCATCGCTCGGATTATTTCCCGCCGTATGCCAGATTCGACTGTCGATCATCACCACACTCCCTGCTTTTCCTTCCAGTTGAATCTCGCCCGGGATCGATTGCTTGATCGGAATATCATCGTGCATTTCTGGCGGATTGCGCGGGTCCAAGTGACTCCGCGGATTCCGCAAATCCCGATGACTGCGAGGCACCACCCAGGTGCCGCCATTCTCTGGTGAAAAATCCGACAACATCCATAATGCCGTAATCCCTGCCACCACATTGGGAAACGGCATTATAAAAGCACCTGCCCGTTCTCGGTCTGTCAAATCGTGTGGAAAATCTGAATGCCACCCCCTGTGACCCATCTTTCGCTCGCCGGGTTGCCGTGTCTTAAACTCCGTCTGTGCAATACGTATGTGATGCGGATCCAACAGTGCCTTTGCAATGCCCACCACGCGTTCATCGCCAAAATAAGCTGCAAGACCGGGAATAAACGAAACTGCATTTCTATGAGGTTTGCCCTCTGCGTCAGATTGAAACACAAGTGAACCACCGATCTCTTCATAATACTTCAGCCCATTTTTATGACCCTCCTGCACATGATCACAAAGAGAATCGACCTGATCCTCAGGAATCACCCCTTCGACCAAACACCAGCCCTCTGCTTTCATTTGCTCAACATGAGATTCGATTATTTCAGA
The genomic region above belongs to Gemmatimonadota bacterium and contains:
- a CDS encoding phytanoyl-CoA dioxygenase family protein, whose amino-acid sequence is MSVSEIIESHVEQMKAEGWCLVEGVIPEDQVDSLCDHVQEGHKNGLKYYEEIGGSLVFQSDAEGKPHRNAVSFIPGLAAYFGDERVVGIAKALLDPHHIRIAQTEFKTRQPGERKMGHRGWHSDFPHDLTDRERAGAFIMPFPNVVAGITALWMLSDFSPENGGTWVVPRSHRDLRNPRSHLDPRNPPEMHDDIPIKQSIPGEIQLEGKAGSVVMIDSRIWHTAGNNPSDEPRVTMLTRYSPWWMNLEFGGRNQAMVPRVIYERFPEEVKLLYKHRVEGEANPIQRY